A stretch of DNA from Jatrophihabitans endophyticus:
CGATCGTGTCGGCGACGCCACCGGCGGCGTCCACGACCTCGATGCGGTGCGTGCGTCCCGGCTGTGACGCGCTGAAGCGGCCGCTGCCGGTCAGCACCGTCACCCCCTCGCGCACCAACCGCTCGGCGATGTCCTCGGACTGCTGCTGCGCGAGCTCCTTGATCCGCTGGTTCACCGCCGCGAAGTCGACGACGACCTCGCCGCCGCCGGTGCCGACCCCGACCCGCGAGGCGTCGCGCATCGCGGTCACCCGGTCGCTCGTCGAGATCAGCGTCTTGCTGGGCACGCAGTCGGTGAGCACGGCGGACCCGCCGATGCCGTCACGGTCGACGACGGTCACCCGGGCCCCCAGCTGGGCCGCGACGAGGGCCGACTCGTACCCGGCGGGGCCGCCGCCGAGGATGACGATTCGCAGCACGGTCACCCCGCCATTGTCCCGCGCGGCCCCGAGCGTCGGTACGCTGCCCAGTCGATGAGCATTTCGAGGTGGGTCAGCCGGAGGCCGGCGTGAGCGCGCGCGGCCTCTACGCCGCATACGGCTCCAACATGGATCCCGAGCAGATGCTGGAGCGCTGCCCGCACTCCCCCGCGGCGGGGACGGGCTGGCTGGGCGGCTGGCGGCTCACCTTCGGCGGCGAGGACCTCGGGTGGGACGGCTCGCTGCCCATGGTCTGCCCGGACCCCGACGGCCAGGTCTTCGTCGCCCTCTACGACGTCTCCCCGCAGGACTGGAAGAAGCTCGACTACTGGGAGGCCGCCGACACCGGCCTCTACGACAAGATCCGGCTGCGCGTCTCCACGCTGGACGAGGACGTGCTCGCCACCTGCTACGTGCTCGACGGGTTCGAGGGCGGCCTGCCGTCGGCGCGGATGATCGGCCTGATCGCCGACGCCGCCGAGGCCGCAGGCGCCCCCGACGAGTACGTCGCGGAGCTGCGCAACCGCGAGTGCCGGTCGCTCGGCGAATGACCCACGACGGCGGACCCCGGCTCGTGGCCCCGACCGCGACGCTCCACGACGCGTGGCGGGCGGCGCACGAGGAGTGGGGCCCCGGGCTGCACGAGGACGGCTTCGGCCTGGGCGCCGACGACGACGTGAGCGACCGCGCCGGCTTCGCGACGTGGCTGGCGGCGCTGGAACGCGACCCGGGGCAACTGTGGTGGATCCTCGACGGGGCCGCGGTCGCCGGCGGGATAGCGCTGCGCGCCGACGATCATCCGATGGCGGGCCGGCACGGCCACGTCGGCTACGGCATCCGGCCGTCGTTCCGCGGCCGCGGCCTCGCGACCTGGGCCCTGGGGCAGGTGCTCGCCGAGGCACGGTCGCAGCGGCGGGAGTCCGTCCGCGTCGTCTGCGCCCGCGACAACGTCGCGTCGGCCCGCGTGGCCGAGCACCACGGCGGCCGCCTCGAGGCCCCGGACGACGGACGCGTACGGCGTTACGTCATCGACCTCGCGGGGCGCTGAGCTTGGGACGTCGCGGCGAGGGCGGCGTGCGCCAGCGCGACGGTGTACCGCACACCGACGCCGAGCGCGGCCTCGTCGAGGTCGAAGGTGCCCTGGTGCAGGTCGAAGGCGCGGCCACCGGGCGCCCGCACGCCCAGCCGGGCCAGCGCGCCCGGGATGGTGTCGAGGTACCAGGCGAAGTCCTCCCCGCCCATGCTCTGCTCGGTGTCGACGAGCGCCGCGGGACCCAGCGCGTCGACGACCGCCACGCGCTGCAGCTCCGCGGCCTCGGCGTCGTTCACGACCGGGGGGACGCCGCGGGTGTAGTTGGTCTCGGCCCCGACCTGCAGCGGCGTCAGCAGCTCGTCGACCAGCGCCTCGACGAGCGGGCCGGCGGCGTCCCACGCGTCGCGGTCGAAGACGCGCAGCGTGCCGCGCAGCCGCCCGGACATGGGAATGGCGTTGGCGGCCCGGCCGGCCTGCACCGAGCCCCAGACCAGCGAGAGCGCGGAGCGCGGATCGACCCGCCGCGACAGGACACCCGGCAGGTCGGTGATCAGCCGGCCCGCGGCGTAGACGACGTCCTGCGTCAGGTGCGGGCGGGCGGTGTGGCCGCCGCTGCCGTGCAGCGTGACCTCGATGTGGTCGCAGGCCGCGGTGATCGGCCCCACGCGGACACCGACCGTCCCGGTCTCGAGCCGCGGGTCGCAGTGCAGCGCGAAGATCCGGTCGACGCCCTCGAGGACGCCCGACGCGATGACCCGCGGCGCGCCGCCGGGGACGGTCTCCTCCGCGGGCTGGAACAGCAGGCGGACGCAGCCGGCGGTCGGCGGTGCCGCGGCCAGCTCGCGCGCCGCGGCGAGCAGGATCGCGGTGTGCGCGTCGTGCCCGCACCCGTGGCACATGCCGTCGACGGTGGAGCGGTAGGGCACCGACTTCTGGTCGGTGAGCGGCAGCGCGTCGATGTCGGCCCGCAGCGCGATCGTGGGACCGTCGGCCGCGACGTCGACGCCGATGTCGCACACCACGCCCGTGCCGATGGGCAGTACCGCCGGGTCGAGCCCGATCGCCCGGAGCTGCCCGACGATCAACGCCGTCGTGCGGTGCTCCTCGAAGGCGAGCTCGGGATGGGCGTGCAGCTCGCGTCGCAGCGCCACGACGTCCATCGGTTCGAGGTTCTCGACCGCGCTCACAAATTCAATCCGTCCCGCATCTCGCCGATGAGCAGATCCACCACGGGTTCCAGTTTGCCCTCGTGC
This window harbors:
- a CDS encoding gamma-glutamylcyclotransferase family protein; protein product: MGQPEAGVSARGLYAAYGSNMDPEQMLERCPHSPAAGTGWLGGWRLTFGGEDLGWDGSLPMVCPDPDGQVFVALYDVSPQDWKKLDYWEAADTGLYDKIRLRVSTLDEDVLATCYVLDGFEGGLPSARMIGLIADAAEAAGAPDEYVAELRNRECRSLGE
- a CDS encoding GNAT family N-acetyltransferase, with product MTHDGGPRLVAPTATLHDAWRAAHEEWGPGLHEDGFGLGADDDVSDRAGFATWLAALERDPGQLWWILDGAAVAGGIALRADDHPMAGRHGHVGYGIRPSFRGRGLATWALGQVLAEARSQRRESVRVVCARDNVASARVAEHHGGRLEAPDDGRVRRYVIDLAGR
- a CDS encoding amidohydrolase is translated as MDVVALRRELHAHPELAFEEHRTTALIVGQLRAIGLDPAVLPIGTGVVCDIGVDVAADGPTIALRADIDALPLTDQKSVPYRSTVDGMCHGCGHDAHTAILLAAARELAAAPPTAGCVRLLFQPAEETVPGGAPRVIASGVLEGVDRIFALHCDPRLETGTVGVRVGPITAACDHIEVTLHGSGGHTARPHLTQDVVYAAGRLITDLPGVLSRRVDPRSALSLVWGSVQAGRAANAIPMSGRLRGTLRVFDRDAWDAAGPLVEALVDELLTPLQVGAETNYTRGVPPVVNDAEAAELQRVAVVDALGPAALVDTEQSMGGEDFAWYLDTIPGALARLGVRAPGGRAFDLHQGTFDLDEAALGVGVRYTVALAHAALAATSQAQRPARSMT